The following are from one region of the Cloacibacterium sp. TD35 genome:
- a CDS encoding DUF4230 domain-containing protein: MNYIKQVIGFTLGVILTLLLVYFFRNIGKNDDQVSTDYYVLTNQISKMNKMVVIEQDFSNLQKTKITNLLFGIKGLPSSEKEIVIFTKAKAQVTYDLKKMKIEVDSVDKKMIIKEIPNADIKIFTDAEITSLDDSFFDRFSEEDFKRITNKARKNAEKTVDQNKLRTEGRKQLMTNLNEIFVLAKALNYEIVDETQSFDLSKF; the protein is encoded by the coding sequence ATGAATTACATTAAACAAGTCATTGGTTTTACCCTAGGCGTAATCCTTACTTTATTGCTCGTTTATTTTTTTAGAAATATTGGCAAAAATGATGACCAAGTTTCTACAGATTACTATGTGCTCACCAACCAAATTTCTAAAATGAATAAAATGGTGGTGATAGAACAAGATTTTTCAAACTTGCAAAAAACCAAAATCACTAATCTTCTTTTTGGAATCAAAGGTTTACCTTCCAGCGAAAAAGAAATCGTGATTTTCACCAAGGCAAAAGCGCAGGTCACTTATGATTTGAAAAAAATGAAAATCGAGGTAGATTCTGTTGATAAAAAAATGATTATCAAAGAAATCCCAAATGCTGACATCAAGATTTTTACAGATGCAGAAATCACTTCGCTTGATGATTCATTTTTCGACCGTTTTTCTGAAGAAGATTTCAAAAGAATTACCAATAAAGCAAGAAAAAACGCCGAAAAAACCGTTGACCAAAACAAGTTGAGAACAGAAGGCAGAAAACAATTAATGACAAATCTAAATGAAATTTTCGTTTTAGCTAAAGCATTGAATTATGAAATCGTAGACGAAACGCAAAGTTTCGATTTATCTAAATTCTAA
- a CDS encoding helix-hairpin-helix domain-containing protein, whose amino-acid sequence MKPKLPYEIRKKQFYALSLLGILIVIFQLTYLVYKGNQETKFPEIHFTTRNESQFFLTEFDPNQLNEKQWENLGFTAKQVKTILKYKEIVGGNFTSKEQLKKCYSISEEKYAELEPYILLPDNNSNKSRKIFKESEQKELQIEGKFNPDQYYQKDWEKLGFSERQAAAIIKYKQYLGGSFMSKEKFKECFIISPENYQKLSPFLLLPAKTPDNFERKYQNFASEKPKIQYFEFDPNSLDVNGWQKLGFSEKQATVIVNYRKRNLKGSFKSLEDIKKCFVISEEKFNDLKPYIKWNSVQKNTENTIQNPPEKAITATDFSKTDLNKITFQQLIEFGFDEKSAASFIGFRNKLGGFVKTSQILETYNIDKNLAEKLIKASPLNNMNVQKFGLLDAPEDWLKNHPYFRYYANKIIYYRISFPKESTIFEKMKAKPEDEAKMRLYLK is encoded by the coding sequence ATGAAACCCAAATTACCTTATGAGATAAGGAAAAAGCAATTCTATGCTCTATCCTTACTTGGAATTTTGATTGTAATATTTCAGCTAACTTATCTAGTTTACAAAGGAAATCAAGAAACAAAATTCCCTGAAATTCATTTTACAACAAGAAACGAATCTCAATTTTTTCTTACAGAATTTGACCCGAATCAACTCAATGAAAAGCAATGGGAAAATTTAGGTTTTACTGCCAAACAAGTAAAAACTATTTTAAAATACAAAGAAATTGTTGGCGGAAACTTCACTTCTAAAGAACAACTGAAAAAGTGCTATTCTATTTCTGAAGAAAAATATGCAGAATTAGAACCGTACATTCTTTTACCTGATAATAATTCTAATAAATCAAGGAAAATTTTTAAAGAATCTGAACAAAAAGAGCTCCAAATTGAAGGTAAATTTAATCCAGACCAATATTATCAAAAAGATTGGGAAAAGCTGGGTTTTTCTGAGAGACAAGCTGCTGCAATCATTAAATACAAGCAATATTTAGGAGGAAGTTTTATGAGTAAAGAAAAGTTTAAAGAATGCTTTATTATCAGTCCTGAAAATTACCAAAAACTATCTCCTTTCTTGCTTCTCCCTGCAAAAACACCAGATAATTTTGAAAGAAAATACCAAAACTTTGCTTCCGAAAAGCCTAAAATTCAATACTTTGAATTTGACCCTAACAGTTTAGATGTAAACGGTTGGCAAAAATTGGGTTTTAGCGAAAAACAAGCTACTGTAATTGTAAATTATAGAAAGCGAAATCTGAAAGGCAGTTTCAAATCGCTAGAAGATATTAAAAAATGCTTTGTGATTTCAGAGGAAAAATTTAATGACTTGAAGCCTTATATTAAATGGAATTCTGTGCAAAAAAACACTGAAAACACCATTCAAAACCCTCCTGAAAAAGCAATAACAGCTACTGATTTTAGTAAAACTGATTTGAATAAAATAACGTTTCAGCAACTAATAGAATTTGGTTTTGACGAAAAATCCGCAGCTAGTTTTATTGGTTTTAGAAATAAACTGGGCGGTTTTGTAAAAACTAGTCAGATTTTGGAAACGTATAATATTGACAAAAATTTAGCGGAAAAACTTATTAAGGCTTCTCCGCTAAACAATATGAATGTTCAAAAGTTTGGTTTATTAGATGCTCCCGAAGATTGGTTGAAAAACCATCCTTATTTCAGGTACTATGCAAATAAAATCATCTATTACAGAATCAGTTTTCCTAAAGAATCTACCATTTTTGAAAAGATGAAAGCAAAACCTGAAGATGAGGCTAAAATGCGATTGTACCTTAAATAA
- a CDS encoding SMP-30/gluconolactonase/LRE family protein, which produces MFKNINTLFFIFLLIVNCTSKKSTISNDLVKKDTEIVLVSNKFSFTEGPASDAFGNVYFTDQPDDKIYVWNWKTNQIEEFLDKTGRANGTFFDQKGNLLTCSDENGEIWKINEEGVAEVLTTNFEGKRLNGPNDLWVDENNGIYFTDPLYVRDYWKNFKQEIPEKNLYYRNSEGKITKLDTFTQPNGIVGSQKLKKLYVSDIDANKTYVYDIQEDGKLTNKKLFCNLGSDGMTLDNRGNLYLTGNGVTVFNKNGVQIHHISVPENWTANVTFGGENFSTLFITASKSVYTLKMNVSGIK; this is translated from the coding sequence ATGTTTAAAAATATCAATACACTTTTCTTCATTTTCCTGCTGATTGTAAATTGTACTTCTAAAAAATCAACAATATCAAATGATTTGGTTAAAAAGGATACAGAAATAGTGCTTGTTTCTAACAAGTTTAGCTTTACAGAAGGTCCTGCTTCTGATGCTTTTGGAAATGTTTATTTTACAGACCAACCAGATGACAAAATTTACGTTTGGAACTGGAAAACCAATCAAATTGAAGAATTTTTAGATAAAACAGGAAGAGCAAACGGAACTTTTTTTGACCAAAAAGGAAATTTACTGACATGTTCTGATGAAAACGGAGAAATTTGGAAAATTAATGAAGAAGGAGTTGCAGAAGTGTTAACCACCAATTTTGAAGGAAAAAGATTAAACGGTCCTAATGATTTATGGGTGGATGAAAATAACGGAATTTACTTTACAGATCCTTTATATGTAAGAGATTATTGGAAAAATTTCAAACAAGAAATTCCTGAAAAAAACTTGTATTACAGAAATTCTGAAGGTAAAATCACCAAATTAGATACTTTTACTCAGCCGAATGGAATTGTAGGAAGTCAGAAATTGAAAAAATTGTACGTTTCTGATATTGATGCTAATAAAACTTATGTTTATGACATTCAGGAAGATGGGAAATTGACGAATAAAAAATTATTTTGCAATTTAGGCTCAGATGGAATGACTTTAGATAACAGAGGAAACCTTTATTTAACTGGAAATGGAGTAACGGTTTTCAATAAAAATGGAGTGCAAATTCATCATATTTCTGTACCAGAAAATTGGACAGCAAATGTGACTTTTGGTGGCGAGAATTTCTCTACCTTGTTTATAACGGCCTCTAAATCAGTTTACACTTTGAAGATGAATGTTTCAGGAATTAAATAA
- the thrS gene encoding threonine--tRNA ligase yields the protein MIKITLPDGSIREFEGVVTPLEVAKSISEGLARNTISALVNGKQVEVTTPIKEDATLTLLTWNDDLGKKAFWHSSAHILAQSILDFYPNAKLTIGPAIENGFYYDVDFGDESLSEKDFEKIEKKMLENAKKDATFNLYSVSKADALKEYADNPYKTELIENLQDGEITFCTHDNFTDLCRGGHIPSTGIVKAVKILNAAGAYWRGDEKNKQLTRVYGISFPKQKELTEYLERLEEAKRRDHRKLGKELGIFAFSEKVGAGLPLWLPKGTALRKKLENFLSEAQKKGGYEFVMTPHIGNIELYKTSGHYEKYGADSFQSIKTPNEGEEFFLKPMNCPHHCEIYKTSQWSYKDLPKRYAEFGTVYRYEQSGELHGLTRVRGFTQDDAHLFCTPDQLLTEFEAVIDLVLYVFRSLGFEDFVTQVSLRDKENRSKYIGSEENWEKAETAIITAAQNKGLKTIVEYGEAAFYGPKLDFMVKDALGRSWQLGTIQVDYNLPERFDLWYTGNDNEKHRPVMIHRAPFGSMERFIAILLENTAGDFPLWLSPDQFIILPISEKYVDYAKKVSQLLENHDISGLIDDRNEKTGKKIRDAELKKIPFMLVVGENEEQNGTISVRRRGEGDLGVMKLEDFVTYFKEAAKI from the coding sequence ATGATTAAAATTACTCTTCCAGACGGAAGCATTCGTGAGTTTGAAGGTGTAGTTACACCTCTAGAAGTTGCAAAATCTATCTCTGAAGGTTTGGCTAGAAACACTATTTCTGCTTTGGTAAACGGCAAACAAGTAGAAGTCACGACGCCAATTAAAGAAGATGCTACGCTTACGTTGCTCACCTGGAATGATGATTTAGGAAAGAAAGCTTTTTGGCATTCTTCAGCACACATTTTGGCTCAATCTATTTTAGATTTTTATCCAAATGCTAAATTAACTATTGGTCCTGCGATTGAAAACGGGTTTTATTATGATGTAGATTTCGGTGATGAATCACTTTCTGAAAAAGATTTTGAAAAAATCGAGAAAAAAATGCTCGAAAACGCTAAAAAAGATGCGACTTTCAATCTTTATTCGGTTTCAAAAGCAGATGCACTGAAAGAATATGCAGACAATCCTTACAAAACTGAATTAATCGAAAATTTACAAGACGGCGAAATCACTTTCTGTACTCATGATAACTTCACAGACCTTTGTAGAGGTGGTCATATTCCAAGTACTGGTATCGTAAAAGCTGTAAAAATTCTTAATGCAGCAGGAGCATATTGGAGAGGAGACGAAAAAAACAAGCAATTAACTAGAGTTTACGGAATTTCTTTCCCTAAACAAAAAGAATTGACAGAATATCTAGAAAGATTAGAAGAAGCAAAAAGAAGAGACCACAGAAAACTTGGAAAAGAACTAGGAATCTTCGCATTTTCTGAAAAAGTAGGTGCTGGTTTACCACTTTGGTTGCCAAAAGGAACTGCACTGAGAAAAAAATTAGAAAATTTCCTTTCAGAAGCACAGAAAAAAGGCGGTTATGAGTTTGTAATGACTCCTCATATTGGGAATATTGAATTGTACAAAACTTCTGGGCACTATGAGAAATATGGAGCAGATTCTTTCCAATCGATTAAAACGCCAAACGAAGGTGAAGAATTTTTCTTAAAACCAATGAACTGCCCTCATCACTGCGAGATTTATAAAACTTCTCAATGGTCTTATAAAGATTTACCAAAGAGATATGCAGAATTCGGAACGGTTTATAGATACGAGCAATCTGGTGAATTACATGGTTTAACCAGAGTAAGAGGTTTCACTCAAGATGATGCACACTTATTTTGTACTCCAGACCAATTATTAACCGAATTTGAAGCGGTAATTGATTTGGTTCTTTACGTTTTCAGAAGCCTAGGATTCGAAGATTTCGTGACTCAAGTTTCACTTAGAGACAAAGAAAACAGATCAAAATACATTGGCTCAGAAGAAAACTGGGAAAAAGCAGAAACTGCAATTATCACTGCTGCACAAAATAAAGGTCTTAAAACCATTGTAGAATACGGCGAAGCAGCTTTCTATGGTCCTAAATTAGACTTCATGGTAAAAGATGCTTTAGGCAGAAGTTGGCAATTAGGAACTATTCAAGTAGATTACAATCTACCAGAGAGATTTGATCTTTGGTACACTGGTAATGACAATGAAAAACACAGACCAGTGATGATTCACAGAGCACCATTTGGTTCTATGGAACGTTTCATTGCCATTTTACTAGAAAACACTGCAGGAGACTTCCCTCTTTGGTTAAGTCCAGACCAATTTATCATTCTGCCTATTTCTGAAAAATATGTAGATTATGCTAAAAAAGTTTCACAATTATTAGAAAATCACGATATTAGCGGTCTAATTGACGATAGAAACGAAAAAACAGGTAAGAAAATTCGTGATGCAGAATTGAAGAAAATTCCGTTTATGTTAGTCGTAGGAGAAAATGAAGAACAGAACGGCACCATTTCTGTAAGAAGACGTGGAGAGGGCGATTTAGGAGTAATGAAATTAGAAGATTTCGTAACCTATTTCAAAGAAGCGGCAAAAATTTAA
- a CDS encoding acyl-CoA dehydrogenase family protein gives MNTEILNNLKMIAETARDFAEVNIRPHIMEWDEDQIFPVDLFHKLGEMGFMGIIIPEQYGGSGLGYHEYVTILDEISQVDPSIGLSVAAHNSLCTNHIYEFGNEEQRKKWLPKLASGQVIGAWGLTEHNTGSDAGGMSTTAVKDGDEWVINGAKNFITHAISGDIAVVMTRTGEKGAPNNSTAFVLEKGMPGFTSGKKENKLGMRASETAELIFDNVRVPDSHRLGEVGDGFKQAMKILDGGRISIAALSLGIARGAYKAALKYAQERHQFGKSIASFQAVNFMLADMATEIDAAELLIQRASELKNTKQKMTKEGAMAKLYASEACVRIANNALQIFGGYGYTKDFPAEKYYRDSKLCTIGEGTSEIQRLVIGREITR, from the coding sequence ATGAATACAGAAATATTAAATAATCTTAAAATGATAGCAGAAACTGCAAGAGATTTTGCAGAAGTAAACATTAGGCCACACATTATGGAATGGGACGAAGATCAAATTTTCCCAGTAGATTTATTTCATAAATTAGGCGAAATGGGCTTCATGGGAATCATCATTCCAGAACAATACGGTGGTTCTGGATTAGGTTATCATGAATACGTTACTATTTTAGACGAAATTTCTCAAGTAGATCCTTCTATTGGTCTTTCTGTAGCTGCACATAATTCACTTTGCACTAATCATATTTATGAATTTGGAAACGAAGAACAAAGAAAAAAGTGGTTGCCAAAATTAGCTAGTGGTCAGGTAATTGGAGCTTGGGGATTAACCGAACACAATACTGGCTCAGATGCTGGTGGAATGTCTACAACCGCTGTCAAAGACGGTGATGAATGGGTGATTAATGGTGCTAAAAATTTTATCACTCATGCTATTTCTGGAGACATTGCAGTAGTAATGACTAGAACTGGCGAAAAAGGAGCACCTAACAATTCTACTGCTTTTGTTCTAGAAAAAGGAATGCCTGGATTTACTTCTGGCAAAAAAGAAAATAAACTAGGAATGCGAGCTTCTGAAACTGCCGAATTAATTTTTGATAATGTAAGAGTTCCAGATTCTCACCGATTAGGAGAAGTAGGAGATGGTTTTAAACAAGCTATGAAAATCCTTGATGGAGGTAGAATTTCTATTGCAGCATTAAGCTTGGGAATTGCTAGAGGCGCTTATAAAGCCGCTCTAAAATATGCTCAAGAAAGACATCAATTCGGAAAATCTATTGCTAGTTTCCAAGCGGTAAATTTTATGCTCGCTGATATGGCTACAGAAATAGATGCCGCAGAATTACTCATCCAAAGAGCATCAGAACTTAAAAACACCAAGCAAAAAATGACTAAAGAGGGTGCAATGGCTAAACTATACGCTTCTGAAGCTTGCGTAAGAATTGCCAATAATGCTCTTCAGATTTTTGGTGGTTATGGGTATACCAAAGATTTCCCTGCAGAAAAATATTACAGAGATTCTAAACTATGTACCATAGGTGAAGGAACATCTGAAATCCAAAGATTAGTAATTGGTAGAGAAATTACCAGATAA
- a CDS encoding MerR family transcriptional regulator yields MKLNLPDKLYYSIGEVSKAFGVNASLIRYWEQEFPIIKPKKNKKGNRYFTPEDIKNLKIIYHLVKEKGYTLDGARIALTTNQKINETVEVLDRLEFVKSELIKLKNSLLDRDEVV; encoded by the coding sequence ATGAAACTCAATTTACCAGACAAATTATACTATTCTATAGGAGAAGTTTCAAAAGCTTTCGGTGTAAATGCTTCCTTAATTAGATATTGGGAGCAAGAATTTCCTATCATAAAACCTAAAAAAAACAAGAAAGGAAACCGCTATTTTACACCAGAAGACATTAAAAATCTTAAAATCATATATCATCTTGTAAAAGAAAAAGGCTACACTTTAGACGGCGCCAGAATTGCACTCACCACCAATCAAAAAATCAATGAAACGGTAGAAGTTTTAGACCGTTTAGAATTTGTGAAATCTGAATTGATAAAACTCAAAAATTCTTTACTAGATAGAGACGAAGTGGTGTAA
- a CDS encoding TlpA family protein disulfide reductase, with amino-acid sequence MKKIITLIILGMTLNSCAQKVIINREVDTPEYGKMLLGSQSLEQFQKEPYKAWYDENYTIYPIDKTALEGLKKEKINSYKIIVFLGTWCGDSKRNFPRLMKILEETKFPESKLQIIGVNRLKQAPDGEEVKYNITHVPTIIVEKYGKEIGRITEEPETGFIEKDLLNIIKK; translated from the coding sequence ATGAAAAAAATAATCACATTAATCATTTTAGGTATGACACTTAATTCTTGCGCTCAAAAAGTAATCATCAACAGAGAGGTAGATACTCCAGAATACGGGAAAATGCTTCTAGGAAGCCAATCTTTAGAACAATTTCAAAAAGAACCTTACAAAGCTTGGTATGATGAAAATTACACCATCTATCCTATTGACAAAACCGCTTTAGAAGGATTAAAGAAAGAAAAAATCAATTCATATAAAATCATAGTGTTTCTAGGAACTTGGTGCGGAGATAGCAAAAGAAATTTCCCTAGGTTGATGAAAATTTTAGAAGAAACCAAATTCCCAGAAAGCAAACTCCAAATCATTGGTGTAAACAGACTGAAACAAGCTCCAGATGGCGAAGAAGTAAAATATAACATTACACACGTTCCTACCATAATCGTAGAAAAATATGGCAAGGAAATTGGTAGAATAACCGAAGAACCAGAAACTGGTTTTATTGAAAAAGATTTATTGAACATTATCAAAAAATAA
- a CDS encoding endonuclease, whose translation MKNILLFLLLVPVSYWAQIPAGYYNGTEGLSGYALKSKVHEIISKKIFSYNYSQIGPLYAYTDLDKYYENDNTVLDIYSEKPTEADAYNYDLTQNISSANAEGQGWNKEHGMPQSTFYGLYPMYSDMHYLIPADARINQLRSNYPYARNNGSSNIFTNGSKRGTSTTPGYTNLVYEPIDEFKGDVARFLLYFAVRYEGNLNLYNHQLSTMPLDGSEEKAFEDWYITMLKDWNNLDPVSQRERDRNNAVYAIQKMRNPFIDREEWVDLIWGETPDGIAPQAPSNVSVSQLGESFITLSWTPSTDTDILGYKVYLNGNYVKYSKTNSVSIDRLQPSTSYNVTIKAYDKGYLLSPDSNQVSATTLSTDNFAKDLMITKYIEGTTSSTTDVYNTAIEITNLTGHDVDLGNYYLNTEFKSTTYYFSDAYQLEGKIAHGESVVVINPKSNFSGIDINQFKFVTNAPPLTYTGSQYVELSYGIKTIKTVSTNNYEMLFETVDVVGAKGTSNTNGNKSLYRNTNVNDPNITFTLSEWTDYGLDYASGLGSFLSTTEPERVEFSYTVYPNPVSERLYVNGKNISKVSKVEVYDISGKLLQVIPQAFKIDNSIDVSTYSPGVYFISLDGVSYKFIKK comes from the coding sequence ATGAAAAATATTTTACTATTTCTATTGTTAGTGCCAGTTTCATATTGGGCACAAATTCCTGCTGGTTATTATAATGGGACAGAGGGGCTTTCTGGATATGCTCTGAAAAGCAAGGTTCATGAAATTATTTCTAAAAAGATTTTTTCTTATAATTATTCCCAAATCGGGCCATTGTATGCCTACACGGATCTAGATAAATATTATGAAAATGATAACACAGTTCTAGATATTTATTCTGAAAAACCTACAGAAGCAGACGCTTATAATTATGATTTAACCCAGAATATTAGTTCTGCTAACGCAGAAGGTCAAGGTTGGAATAAGGAACATGGAATGCCCCAAAGTACATTCTATGGGCTTTATCCTATGTATTCTGATATGCATTATTTAATTCCAGCTGATGCTAGAATTAATCAGTTAAGAAGCAACTATCCTTATGCTAGAAATAATGGGAGTTCTAATATTTTTACCAATGGCTCAAAAAGAGGCACCAGTACAACTCCAGGTTATACCAATTTAGTGTATGAACCAATAGATGAATTTAAGGGAGATGTTGCAAGGTTTTTATTATACTTTGCGGTAAGATATGAAGGAAATCTTAATCTGTATAATCATCAACTTTCTACGATGCCTCTAGATGGCAGTGAAGAGAAAGCCTTTGAGGATTGGTATATTACCATGTTAAAAGATTGGAATAATTTAGATCCTGTATCTCAAAGAGAAAGAGATAGAAATAATGCGGTATATGCCATTCAGAAAATGAGAAACCCTTTTATAGATCGTGAAGAATGGGTAGACTTAATTTGGGGTGAAACGCCAGACGGAATAGCGCCACAGGCGCCATCTAACGTATCTGTTTCTCAATTAGGGGAGAGTTTTATCACCCTTTCTTGGACTCCAAGTACAGATACAGACATTTTGGGTTATAAAGTGTACCTTAATGGCAATTATGTTAAATATTCTAAAACTAATTCTGTTTCGATTGATAGATTGCAGCCCTCCACATCATATAATGTTACCATAAAAGCTTATGATAAAGGATACTTGCTTTCTCCAGATAGTAATCAAGTTTCTGCAACTACATTGTCTACAGACAACTTTGCAAAAGATTTAATGATTACTAAATATATTGAGGGAACAACCAGTAGTACTACTGATGTTTACAATACTGCTATTGAAATTACCAATCTTACAGGTCACGATGTAGATTTAGGAAATTATTATCTCAATACAGAGTTTAAAAGTACAACTTATTATTTTTCTGATGCTTATCAATTAGAAGGCAAAATCGCCCATGGTGAAAGTGTGGTAGTCATTAATCCAAAATCTAATTTTTCTGGAATAGATATAAATCAATTTAAATTTGTGACCAATGCACCTCCATTAACATATACGGGAAGTCAATATGTAGAACTTTCTTATGGAATTAAAACCATAAAAACAGTTTCTACTAATAATTATGAAATGCTTTTTGAAACAGTAGATGTAGTAGGGGCTAAAGGAACTTCTAATACTAATGGTAATAAGTCTCTATACAGAAACACTAATGTTAATGACCCTAATATTACATTTACACTTTCCGAATGGACAGATTATGGCTTAGATTATGCAAGTGGATTAGGCAGTTTCTTGTCTACTACTGAGCCAGAAAGAGTAGAATTTTCATATACTGTTTATCCTAATCCAGTTTCTGAAAGGCTTTATGTAAACGGAAAAAATATTTCTAAAGTTTCAAAAGTAGAAGTGTATGATATTTCAGGAAAACTATTACAAGTGATTCCTCAAGCCTTTAAAATTGATAATTCTATAGATGTTTCTACATACAGTCCAGGAGTGTATTTTATAAGTTTAGACGGGGTATCTTATAAGTTTATTAAGAAATAA
- a CDS encoding nucleoside triphosphate pyrophosphohydrolase family protein, translating to MEKIDSLNQVAEFHRTFNAPILENPQIPSSERCNLRISLLQEELNELKQAILDQDIVEIADALCDLQYVLSGAVLEFGLGEKFVDLFNEVQRSNMSKACDTEEQAQETVEYYTSKGEEAYYELSGDKYNVHRVSDNKVLKNKYYSSANLKSILEK from the coding sequence ATGGAAAAAATCGACAGTTTAAACCAAGTTGCAGAATTTCACAGAACCTTTAATGCACCTATTTTAGAAAACCCTCAGATTCCTTCTTCAGAAAGATGCAACCTAAGAATTTCATTACTTCAAGAAGAACTAAACGAACTGAAACAAGCCATTTTAGACCAAGATATTGTAGAAATTGCTGATGCACTATGTGATTTACAATATGTACTTTCTGGCGCAGTTCTTGAATTTGGTTTAGGCGAAAAATTTGTAGATTTGTTTAATGAAGTACAACGCTCTAACATGTCAAAAGCTTGTGATACAGAAGAACAAGCCCAAGAAACCGTAGAATATTACACTTCAAAAGGAGAAGAAGCTTATTACGAATTATCTGGAGATAAATATAATGTACACAGAGTTTCAGATAATAAAGTCCTAAAAAATAAGTACTATTCTAGTGCAAATCTCAAAAGTATATTAGAAAAATAA
- a CDS encoding DEAD/DEAH box helicase, which produces MELQPIYEKLQIQEMNQMQKSTYQASENQQDIILLSPTGSGKTLAFLFPVLRNLQKDISGIQAIILVPARELALQIEQVFKNMGTDFKVTICYGGHDKKIEINNLTQAPAVLIGTPGRIAYHLKNNNFEPKTIKTLVLDEFDKALELGFEEDMNFIISSLKNVSQRFLTSATAMDNIPKFVGLENEKTINFLKLGEVKPNIQLKKVITIPEEKLDTLFKLICKIGNKRTLIFCNHRDAVDRISELLREKGIDRETFHGGMEQDERERALLKFRNDSTRILITTDLASRGLDIPEVESIVHYQLPPKEDAFIHRNGRTARMHAKGFAYLIMTEEENFPFIKGNTPEENITENYRIPAQTPFQTIYISAGKKDKVNKVDIVGYLIKKGELSKDDIGIIEVKDTTSYVAVTRNKVKDVLKKLANEKLKGKKIKMEIAY; this is translated from the coding sequence ATGGAATTACAACCAATTTATGAAAAACTGCAGATTCAGGAAATGAATCAAATGCAGAAATCTACTTATCAAGCTTCTGAAAACCAACAAGATATCATTCTACTCTCGCCTACAGGCTCTGGTAAAACCCTCGCGTTTTTGTTTCCAGTACTTAGAAATTTACAAAAAGATATTTCGGGAATTCAAGCGATTATTCTGGTTCCGGCAAGAGAATTGGCATTGCAAATAGAACAAGTTTTCAAAAATATGGGAACCGATTTTAAGGTAACCATTTGCTACGGTGGTCACGATAAAAAAATTGAAATCAATAATCTTACTCAGGCTCCTGCTGTTTTAATTGGGACGCCAGGAAGAATTGCGTATCACCTCAAAAATAATAATTTCGAGCCCAAAACCATCAAAACTTTAGTTTTAGATGAATTTGACAAAGCTTTAGAATTAGGCTTTGAAGAAGATATGAACTTCATCATCAGCTCTTTAAAAAATGTCTCTCAGCGTTTTCTTACTTCTGCAACTGCTATGGATAATATTCCGAAATTTGTTGGATTAGAAAACGAAAAGACCATCAATTTTTTAAAATTAGGCGAAGTAAAACCTAATATTCAACTAAAAAAAGTGATAACGATTCCGGAAGAAAAATTGGATACACTTTTTAAACTCATTTGCAAAATAGGCAACAAAAGAACACTTATTTTTTGCAATCACAGAGATGCTGTAGATAGAATTTCTGAACTTTTAAGAGAAAAAGGTATTGATAGAGAAACGTTTCACGGCGGCATGGAACAAGACGAAAGAGAACGCGCTTTGTTAAAATTCAGAAATGATTCTACCCGAATTTTAATTACTACCGATTTAGCTTCCAGAGGTTTAGACATTCCAGAAGTAGAATCTATCGTACATTATCAGTTACCTCCAAAAGAAGATGCTTTCATCCACAGAAACGGAAGGACTGCAAGAATGCATGCTAAAGGTTTTGCTTATTTAATTATGACTGAGGAAGAGAATTTCCCTTTCATTAAAGGAAATACGCCAGAAGAAAACATTACTGAAAATTACAGAATTCCTGCCCAAACTCCTTTCCAAACCATTTATATAAGCGCAGGAAAAAAAGACAAAGTAAACAAAGTAGACATTGTAGGCTATCTCATCAAAAAAGGTGAACTATCGAAAGATGACATTGGCATCATTGAAGTAAAAGACACTACTTCTTATGTAGCAGTTACTAGAAATAAAGTAAAAGATGTTCTGAAAAAACTCGCCAACGAAAAGCTAAAAGGCAAGAAAATAAAAATGGAAATTGCTTATTAA